In one Anabrus simplex isolate iqAnaSimp1 chromosome 9, ASM4041472v1, whole genome shotgun sequence genomic region, the following are encoded:
- the LOC136881091 gene encoding serine hydrolase-like protein isoform X1, giving the protein MAELKSDVRNIVGTTTITELKIPVPWGHIAAKAWGDHQSSPVLCLHGLQDNSNTFDHLVPLLPSSFFYLCIDFPGHGQSSHFPPGIILDFLDYVMSIKRVMDYFHWRKANILAHSFGAQLGSYYAALFPHSVSKLIMLDTIAAYCVPTEEYIKRFSYLTDKLLTRERQMSQNNPPSYSYEEAVNRLRSSRFSELTVESANTLVKRSLVSRGNGFGFSTDQRLKSGVWPFLDVKQHMSVLREITCPHLIIAAKDSRPHFEMTLYKNILAMFQRRANFRIVFVEGNHDVHLNHPERVVTYVTKFLLRNTSRL; this is encoded by the coding sequence CCAAGGCTTGGGGAGACCATCAGAGCAGTCCAGTATTGTGTTTACATGGTCTACAAGACAATTCAAACACATTTGATCATCTTGTTCCTCTTCTGCCATCCAGTTTCTTTTACTTGTGCATCGACTTTCCTGGCCATGGACAGTCTTCTCATTTCCCTCCAGGTATCATATTGGACTTTCTAGATTATGTGATGTCAATAAAGAGAGTTATGGACTACTTCCACTGGAGAAAAGCTAATATATTGGCACACAGTTTTGGTGCTCAACTGGGATCTTATTATGCTGCTCTCTTCCCACATAGTGTGTCTAAGTTAATCATGTTAGACACTATTGCTGCATATTGTGTACCTACGGAAGAATATATTAAACGATTTTCGTACCTCACCGATAAACTTTTGACTAGAGAGAGACAAATGTCCCAAAATAATCCTCCAAGTTACTCCTACGAGGAGGCTGTGAACAGGCTGCGGAGTAGCAGATTTAGTGAACTGACAGTGGAAAGTGCTAACACCTTAGTGAAGCGTTCATTAGTTAGTCGTGGGAATGGTTTTGGATTTTCAACAGACCAAAGACTAAAGTCGGGAGTTTGGCCTTTCTTGGATGTAAAACAGCATATGAGTGTCTTGAGAGAAATTACATGCCCACATCTTATTATTGCAGCTAAAGATTCCAGGCCCCATTTTGAAATGACCTTGTATAAGAACATTCTTGCAATGTTTCAAAGACGAGCAAATTTTAGAATTGTTTTTGTAGAAGGTAATCACGATGTCCATTTAAATCATCCTGAGCGAGTTGTTACGTATGTTACCAAGTTCTTACTAAGAAATACAAGTCGTTTATAA